A single Micromonospora luteifusca DNA region contains:
- a CDS encoding carbohydrate ABC transporter permease, which translates to MILGTKSEAPKTRGPVDSRGYRIFRVVNTVVLIGVVVVTLFPFLNIVARSLSEEAYIISGKVTIFPRGFDLTAYKLLMSDALFWTNYRNTVVYTVVATLISIVLTTCYAYVLSKPRLKGRGVLVGVALFTMFFSGGLIPNYVLVTSLGMKNTIWAVVIPNAISVFNLLVMKAFFESLPSELEEAAAVDGLNTYGILLRIVLPLSKAIIATMVLFYAVSFWNSWFTAFLYMDQQDLLPVTVYLRNLIAGATSAESAAANADKVQAAATLQAVTIVLTTLPILAVYPFVQRYFVSGVLLGAVKG; encoded by the coding sequence GTGATCCTCGGTACCAAGAGCGAAGCCCCGAAGACGCGCGGGCCGGTGGACAGCCGCGGTTACCGGATCTTCCGGGTGGTCAACACGGTCGTCCTGATCGGCGTCGTGGTCGTGACGCTGTTCCCGTTCCTCAACATCGTGGCCCGCTCGCTCAGCGAAGAGGCGTACATCATCTCCGGGAAGGTGACCATCTTCCCGCGCGGGTTCGACCTGACCGCGTACAAGCTGTTGATGTCGGACGCGTTGTTCTGGACGAACTACCGCAACACAGTGGTGTACACGGTGGTCGCCACGCTCATCTCGATCGTGCTGACCACGTGTTACGCGTACGTGCTGTCGAAGCCGCGGCTGAAGGGGCGGGGTGTCCTCGTCGGCGTCGCGCTGTTCACCATGTTCTTCTCCGGTGGTCTGATCCCCAACTACGTGCTGGTCACCAGCCTGGGGATGAAGAACACCATCTGGGCCGTGGTGATCCCCAACGCCATCAGTGTGTTCAACCTGCTGGTCATGAAGGCGTTCTTCGAGAGCCTGCCGAGCGAGTTGGAGGAGGCGGCGGCGGTCGACGGGCTGAACACGTACGGCATCCTGCTGCGGATCGTGCTGCCGCTGTCGAAGGCGATCATCGCGACGATGGTGCTCTTCTACGCGGTCTCCTTCTGGAACTCGTGGTTCACCGCGTTCCTCTACATGGACCAGCAGGATCTGCTGCCGGTCACCGTGTACCTGCGCAACCTCATCGCGGGCGCCACCAGCGCCGAGTCGGCGGCCGCCAACGCGGACAAGGTTCAGGCCGCAGCCACCCTCCAGGCCGTGACGATCGTGCTCACCACCCTGCCGATCCTGGCGGTCTACCCCTTCGTCCAGCGGTACTTCGTCTCCGGCGTGCTGCTCGGCGCCGTCAAGGGATGA
- a CDS encoding endo-1,4-beta-xylanase, translating to MRSTKWKAATRAALALTGAGALAAGMALFATAPASAGTTLGASAAEKGRYFGTAVAGFKLSDSAYTTILNREFNMVTAENEMKIDATEPQQNQFSYGAADQIVNHARSRGMSVRGHTLAWHSQQPGWMQNMSGSALRQAMLNHVTQVATHFRGQVVAWDVVNEAFADGSSGARRDSNLQRTGNDWIEAAFRAADAADPTAKLCYNDYNTDNWTHAKTQGVYNMVRDFKARGVPIDCVGFQSHFNNDSPYVSNYRTTLSSFAALGVDVQITELDIQGASAATYRSVVEDCLAVARCNGITVWGIRDSDSWRASQTPLLFNSNGSKKPAYDAVLAALNNGTTPPTTAPPTTNPPTTAPPTTAPPTTAPPTTAPPTTPPPGPGGCTATVTVNQWTGGFVANVRVTAGSSALNGWTVTIGLPSGATVTNAWSANRSGNTGTTNWTNVAYNGQVGAGQATEFGFQANGTAGSLSPTCAAA from the coding sequence ATGAGAAGCACGAAGTGGAAGGCGGCAACGAGAGCCGCCCTCGCGCTGACCGGCGCGGGTGCGCTCGCCGCCGGCATGGCGCTGTTCGCGACCGCACCCGCCTCCGCCGGTACGACCTTGGGTGCGTCGGCTGCCGAGAAGGGTCGGTATTTTGGTACGGCGGTGGCTGGGTTCAAGCTCTCCGACAGTGCGTACACCACGATCTTGAACCGTGAGTTCAACATGGTGACGGCCGAGAACGAGATGAAGATCGACGCCACCGAGCCGCAGCAGAATCAGTTCAGCTACGGGGCGGCGGACCAGATCGTCAACCATGCGCGCAGTCGTGGGATGAGCGTGCGGGGTCATACCCTGGCCTGGCATTCGCAGCAGCCGGGTTGGATGCAGAACATGAGTGGTAGTGCGTTGCGGCAGGCGATGCTCAACCATGTGACGCAGGTGGCCACGCATTTCCGGGGTCAGGTCGTGGCGTGGGATGTGGTGAACGAGGCGTTCGCTGATGGTAGTTCGGGTGCGCGTCGTGACTCGAACCTGCAGCGGACGGGTAATGACTGGATCGAGGCGGCGTTCCGGGCTGCGGATGCCGCGGATCCAACGGCGAAGCTGTGTTACAACGACTACAACACGGACAACTGGACGCACGCGAAGACGCAGGGCGTCTACAACATGGTGCGTGATTTCAAGGCTCGTGGTGTGCCGATCGATTGTGTGGGTTTCCAGTCGCACTTCAACAACGACTCGCCGTACGTGAGTAACTACCGCACCACGTTGTCGAGTTTCGCGGCGCTGGGGGTGGATGTGCAGATCACCGAGTTGGACATCCAGGGCGCGTCGGCGGCCACGTACCGCAGTGTGGTGGAGGACTGCCTGGCCGTGGCCCGCTGCAACGGGATCACGGTGTGGGGCATCCGCGACAGTGACTCGTGGCGGGCGTCGCAGACCCCGTTGCTGTTCAACAGCAACGGCTCGAAGAAGCCGGCGTACGACGCTGTCCTCGCCGCGCTGAACAACGGCACCACCCCACCGACGACCGCTCCTCCGACCACGAACCCGCCGACCACGGCTCCGCCCACGACGGCTCCGCCCACGACGGCTCCGCCCACGACGGCTCCGCCCACCACCCCGCCTCCTGGGCCGGGTGGCTGCACCGCGACGGTGACGGTGAACCAGTGGACGGGCGGCTTCGTGGCAAACGTACGGGTCACGGCCGGCTCGTCGGCTCTCAACGGCTGGACGGTGACGATCGGGTTGCCGTCAGGCGCGACGGTCACCAACGCGTGGAGCGCCAACCGCAGTGGTAACACCGGCACGACGAACTGGACGAACGTCGCCTACAACGGCCAGGTCGGCGCCGGGCAGGCCACCGAGTTCGGCTTCCAGGCCAACGGCACCGCCGGCAGCCTCAGCCCAACCTGCGCGGCAGCCTAA
- a CDS encoding alpha-glucuronidase translates to MNAEGSADLEQLVFTEEPEGTDEPRVHAAWLPPEAFRALGARRVLVHGQGMLVDTVLDEVSRACARYGGRVWHSPSWDVDVDVVLALRGAGELPNPAVEAARAAGEAALVEIGDGETLGDEGFLLARAGEVTVVLADAPAGLLYGLFHVVRLCAAAYDPARPPERHRPALRRRMLNHWDNVAVHPVMGQVERGYAGGSIFWRDGRPRGDLARIREYGRLLAASGVNAISVNNVNVGRTEALLLTDRLGDIAEIADVLRPYGIRVHLSVTFAAPVVLGGLSTADPMDEAVRAWWAATTRNVYERIPDFGGYVVKADSEGQPGPFTYGRDHADGANVLAEALAPHGGVVHWRAFVYNHHQDWRDRSTDRARAAYDHFTPLDGRFRANVVVQVKFGPVDFQTREPVSPVLAAMPATRLAVELQVTQEYTGQQRHVCHLGPWWGEVLRFEPWGPGGRTIADVATGVAESGGGLVAVANTGDDLFWTGHPLAQANLYTFGRLAWDPRLDPTAILDEWISLTFPPSATADPELVGRTLHEILDDSWRTYERYTAPLGVGFMVHPGDHYGPGIDGYEYTRWGTYHFADRDGVGVDRSRASGTGFAAQYPPYWAQVYESPESCPDELLLFFHHVPYEHVLHSGSTVIQHIYDTHFTGVEEVAVMRRRWQTLNGMIDPAVYERVAERLDEQVRSATEWRDQVNAYFFRKSGVPDERGRTIY, encoded by the coding sequence GTGAACGCCGAAGGGTCCGCGGACCTCGAACAGTTGGTGTTCACCGAGGAGCCGGAGGGCACCGACGAGCCGCGCGTACACGCCGCCTGGCTGCCCCCGGAGGCGTTCCGGGCGCTCGGCGCGCGCCGCGTCCTCGTCCACGGTCAGGGGATGCTCGTCGACACCGTCCTCGACGAGGTTTCGCGTGCCTGCGCGCGCTACGGCGGACGGGTGTGGCATTCCCCCTCCTGGGACGTCGACGTCGACGTGGTGCTCGCCCTGCGTGGTGCCGGCGAGCTGCCCAACCCGGCGGTGGAGGCGGCGCGCGCCGCGGGGGAGGCGGCGCTGGTCGAGATCGGCGACGGCGAGACGCTGGGCGACGAGGGGTTCCTGCTGGCGCGGGCCGGCGAGGTGACCGTGGTGCTGGCCGACGCGCCCGCCGGGTTGCTGTACGGGCTGTTCCACGTGGTTCGGCTCTGTGCGGCGGCCTACGACCCCGCCCGCCCACCGGAGCGGCACCGGCCGGCGCTGCGCCGGCGGATGCTGAACCACTGGGACAACGTCGCCGTGCACCCGGTGATGGGCCAGGTCGAACGGGGGTACGCGGGCGGCTCGATCTTCTGGCGTGATGGCCGACCGCGCGGCGACCTGGCCCGGATCCGGGAATACGGGCGACTGTTGGCGGCGAGCGGCGTCAACGCGATCTCGGTGAACAACGTCAACGTGGGCCGGACGGAGGCGCTGCTGCTCACCGACCGGCTCGGCGACATCGCCGAGATCGCGGACGTGCTGCGCCCGTACGGCATCCGGGTGCACCTGTCGGTCACCTTCGCCGCGCCAGTGGTCCTCGGTGGCCTGTCGACCGCCGACCCGATGGACGAGGCGGTGCGGGCCTGGTGGGCCGCGACCACCCGGAACGTGTACGAGCGCATCCCGGACTTCGGCGGTTACGTGGTCAAGGCCGACTCGGAGGGACAACCCGGCCCGTTCACCTATGGGCGTGACCACGCCGACGGGGCGAACGTGCTGGCGGAGGCCCTCGCCCCGCACGGGGGAGTGGTGCACTGGCGGGCGTTCGTCTACAACCATCACCAGGACTGGCGGGACCGGTCCACCGACCGGGCGCGCGCCGCGTACGACCATTTCACCCCGCTCGACGGGCGGTTCCGCGCCAACGTGGTCGTGCAGGTGAAGTTCGGTCCGGTGGATTTCCAGACGCGTGAGCCGGTCTCCCCGGTGCTCGCCGCCATGCCGGCGACCCGGCTGGCGGTGGAGTTGCAGGTCACCCAGGAGTACACGGGCCAGCAGCGGCACGTCTGCCACCTCGGCCCGTGGTGGGGTGAGGTGCTGCGCTTCGAACCGTGGGGTCCGGGTGGACGGACGATCGCCGATGTGGCCACGGGGGTGGCGGAATCCGGTGGCGGTCTTGTCGCCGTCGCCAACACCGGTGACGACCTCTTCTGGACCGGGCACCCGTTGGCACAGGCCAACCTGTACACGTTCGGTCGGCTCGCCTGGGACCCCCGGCTGGACCCGACGGCGATCCTCGACGAGTGGATCTCGCTGACCTTCCCGCCGTCGGCGACCGCCGACCCGGAGCTGGTGGGGCGGACGCTGCACGAGATCCTGGACGACTCGTGGCGCACCTACGAGCGGTACACCGCCCCGCTGGGCGTCGGCTTCATGGTTCATCCCGGTGACCACTACGGCCCCGGCATCGACGGGTACGAGTACACGCGGTGGGGCACCTACCACTTCGCCGACCGTGACGGTGTGGGCGTGGACCGCAGCCGCGCGTCGGGCACCGGCTTCGCCGCCCAGTACCCGCCGTACTGGGCCCAGGTGTACGAGTCGCCCGAGAGCTGCCCCGACGAGCTGCTGCTCTTCTTCCACCACGTCCCGTACGAGCACGTCCTGCACAGCGGGTCGACAGTCATCCAGCACATCTACGACACGCACTTCACCGGTGTCGAGGAGGTGGCGGTGATGCGACGGCGCTGGCAGACCCTGAACGGGATGATCGACCCGGCCGTCTACGAGCGGGTGGCCGAACGTCTCGACGAGCAGGTGCGGTCCGCCACCGAGTGGCGCGACCAGGTCAACGCGTACTTCTTCCGCAAGTCCGGGGTGCCCGACGAGCGTGGGCGCACCATCTACTGA
- a CDS encoding DUF624 domain-containing protein, translating into MSGSAQAWRQFGDGPLSRITSRVYILLVVELLLLLTTLPGLLPLLLLSRDASNLPLVAVFLVPVGPALSAALYALRHQRPDLTDLRPAAMFWRGYRANLSGVLRVWVPTLLWLTVLAVNLAYLGVVGLPDWWTVPLVLLGVGVTLCAANALVITSLFDFRTRDVLRLATHFLVRTPGVTVGNALLLAAATGITAVFSEAVLALVASVAVLAFLRIGDPMIRLIEKEFTA; encoded by the coding sequence ATGAGTGGCAGCGCCCAGGCCTGGCGACAGTTCGGCGACGGGCCACTGTCGCGGATCACCTCGCGTGTCTACATCCTTCTCGTGGTCGAGTTGCTGCTCCTGCTCACCACCCTGCCCGGCCTGCTCCCGTTGCTGCTGCTGAGCCGCGACGCCAGCAATCTGCCGTTGGTGGCGGTCTTCCTGGTGCCGGTCGGCCCCGCGCTGTCGGCCGCCCTGTACGCCCTGCGCCACCAACGTCCCGACCTGACCGACCTGCGGCCCGCCGCCATGTTCTGGCGCGGGTACCGGGCCAACCTGTCCGGCGTGCTGCGCGTCTGGGTGCCGACGCTGCTGTGGCTGACCGTGCTCGCCGTGAACCTCGCCTACCTGGGTGTCGTCGGCCTCCCGGACTGGTGGACGGTGCCGCTGGTCCTGCTCGGCGTGGGTGTGACGCTCTGCGCGGCCAACGCCCTGGTGATCACGTCGCTGTTCGACTTCCGCACCCGCGACGTCCTCCGGCTCGCCACGCACTTCCTCGTGCGTACCCCCGGTGTCACCGTCGGCAACGCCCTGCTGCTGGCCGCGGCGACCGGGATCACCGCGGTCTTCTCCGAGGCGGTGCTGGCGCTGGTCGCCTCGGTCGCGGTCCTGGCGTTCCTGCGGATCGGTGACCCGATGATCCGCCTGATCGAGAAGGAGTTCACCGCATGA
- a CDS encoding ABC transporter substrate-binding protein → MLHKPWRRVAIATAGLLALTLTAACSEDPGESKDLSENRVGAMATYGVGDQFKATEALSFSTLYNNHTFYPLKEDWLFWSELTKRTNVKIEPVAVPLSDYEQKRSLLIGAGDAPLIIPKTYHPQEDAFVSSGAILPVSDYLDLMPNLKDKITKWNLQPEIDNLRQADGKFYLLPGVHEKPTQDYTVLVRTDIMQELNLAVPKTWDDLYTVLKAMKAKYPNVYPYSDLFSKPNPTGALLNLLGSAHGTYAGWDYQHATWNPGTKKFTYTGASEQYKQMVTYLHKLVAEGLLDPESFTQTDDQARQKLANGKSFVVTGNAQTLVNNHRPDLAKTLPNAKMAKIPLPIGPAGEVNPFPRLENGIMISSKARESKNFVAMMQFIDWLWYSDAGMEFARWGVEGTTFTKDASGKRSVTAEVDVLGLNPKGTKHLQKDFGFYNGVFAYGGTPDLVRGFFSPEELEFQKVMDARKPREVPPPRPFTDEEREQVSLWETPLKDFVTQNTLKFALGQRPLSEWDAYVAELKAKNSEQYIDLVNKAYERFQKNNG, encoded by the coding sequence ATGCTCCACAAGCCGTGGCGCCGCGTGGCCATAGCCACCGCGGGTCTGCTCGCGCTCACCCTCACCGCCGCCTGTTCCGAGGACCCCGGCGAGTCGAAGGACCTCTCCGAGAACCGGGTCGGCGCGATGGCCACCTACGGCGTCGGCGACCAGTTCAAGGCGACCGAGGCGCTCTCCTTCTCCACCCTCTACAACAACCACACGTTCTACCCGCTCAAGGAAGACTGGCTGTTCTGGTCGGAGCTGACCAAGCGGACCAACGTCAAGATCGAACCGGTGGCCGTGCCGCTGAGCGACTACGAGCAGAAGCGCAGCCTGCTGATCGGCGCCGGGGACGCCCCACTGATCATCCCGAAGACGTACCACCCGCAGGAGGACGCGTTCGTGTCGTCCGGGGCGATCCTCCCGGTGAGCGACTACCTGGATCTGATGCCCAACCTCAAGGACAAGATCACCAAGTGGAATCTCCAGCCGGAGATCGACAACCTGCGGCAGGCCGACGGTAAGTTCTACCTGCTGCCCGGCGTCCACGAGAAGCCCACACAGGACTACACGGTGCTCGTGCGCACCGACATCATGCAGGAGCTCAACCTCGCCGTCCCGAAGACCTGGGACGACCTGTACACGGTGCTCAAGGCGATGAAGGCGAAGTACCCGAACGTCTATCCGTACTCCGACCTGTTCAGCAAGCCCAACCCCACCGGCGCCCTGCTGAACCTCCTCGGCTCGGCCCACGGCACCTACGCGGGCTGGGACTACCAGCACGCCACCTGGAACCCGGGGACGAAGAAGTTCACCTACACCGGCGCATCCGAGCAGTACAAGCAGATGGTCACGTACCTGCACAAGCTCGTCGCCGAGGGTCTGCTCGACCCGGAGAGCTTCACCCAGACCGACGACCAGGCACGCCAGAAGCTTGCCAACGGCAAGTCCTTCGTGGTCACCGGTAACGCGCAGACGCTTGTCAACAACCACCGGCCCGACCTGGCCAAGACCCTGCCGAACGCGAAGATGGCCAAGATCCCGCTGCCGATCGGCCCGGCCGGTGAGGTCAACCCCTTCCCCCGGCTGGAGAACGGCATCATGATCTCCTCGAAGGCCCGGGAGAGCAAGAACTTCGTCGCCATGATGCAGTTCATCGACTGGCTGTGGTATTCCGACGCCGGCATGGAGTTCGCCCGCTGGGGCGTCGAGGGCACCACCTTCACCAAGGACGCGTCCGGCAAGCGCTCGGTCACCGCCGAGGTCGACGTCCTCGGGCTCAACCCGAAGGGCACCAAGCACCTGCAGAAGGACTTCGGCTTCTACAACGGCGTCTTCGCCTACGGCGGCACCCCGGACCTGGTCCGCGGGTTCTTCTCCCCGGAGGAGCTGGAGTTCCAGAAGGTGATGGACGCCCGCAAGCCGAGGGAGGTCCCCCCGCCGCGCCCGTTCACCGATGAGGAGCGCGAGCAGGTGTCGCTCTGGGAGACCCCGCTGAAGGACTTCGTCACCCAGAACACGCTCAAGTTCGCCCTCGGCCAGCGGCCCCTCAGCGAGTGGGACGCCTACGTGGCCGAGCTGAAGGCCAAGAACTCCGAGCAGTACATCGACCTGGTCAACAAGGCGTACGAACGGTTCCAGAAGAACAACGGCTGA
- a CDS encoding extracellular catalytic domain type 1 short-chain-length polyhydroxyalkanoate depolymerase yields MTLKTRTLGVVLAAVTLAAAALTFPTPASAATLTQVTNFGTNPTNLQMHLYVPDRVATRPAILLAMHYCTGTGPAFYSGTQYASLADRYGFIVIYPSATRSSKCWDVYSPQALRRGGGSDPVGLMSMVDYVRQRYTADPARIFATGTSSGAMMTNVMLGDYPDVFAAGASFAGVPFGCFATGGSSEWNSECANGQVIKTPQQWGDLVRGAYPGYSGQRPRMQIWHGTSDETLRYPNFGEQVKQWTNVHGLSQTPTYTDSPQSGYTRTRYGSSGPMAPVEAISMQGVTHNLPVDAAQVIRFFGLDGTTPPPTTPPPTTPPPTTPPPTTPPPTTPPPTTPPPTTPPPSAGACRIGYTVNAWNNGLTASVTITNTGTAAVSGWALTFTLPTGQRITSGWNAQYSPASGAVTARNVSYNATIAPNTSVGIGFQATHEGGTGKPSSFALNGAACSVA; encoded by the coding sequence ATGACACTGAAGACAAGAACGCTTGGCGTCGTTCTGGCGGCCGTGACGCTGGCCGCCGCCGCGTTGACGTTCCCCACGCCGGCGTCGGCGGCAACGCTCACGCAGGTGACCAACTTCGGCACCAACCCCACCAACCTGCAGATGCACCTCTACGTCCCGGACCGGGTGGCGACCCGACCGGCGATCCTCCTGGCCATGCACTACTGCACCGGAACGGGCCCGGCGTTCTACTCGGGCACGCAGTACGCATCCCTCGCGGACCGGTACGGGTTCATCGTGATCTACCCGTCGGCCACCCGCAGTAGCAAGTGCTGGGACGTGTACTCGCCGCAGGCGTTACGTCGTGGCGGCGGAAGCGACCCGGTCGGGCTCATGTCGATGGTCGACTACGTGCGGCAGCGCTACACCGCCGACCCGGCGCGGATCTTCGCCACCGGCACCTCGTCCGGGGCGATGATGACGAACGTCATGCTGGGGGACTACCCGGACGTGTTCGCGGCCGGCGCTTCCTTCGCCGGCGTGCCGTTCGGCTGCTTCGCCACCGGGGGCAGCTCCGAGTGGAACAGCGAGTGCGCGAACGGGCAGGTCATCAAGACCCCGCAGCAGTGGGGGGATCTGGTCCGCGGGGCGTACCCCGGCTACAGCGGCCAGCGACCACGGATGCAGATCTGGCACGGCACCAGCGACGAGACACTGCGCTACCCGAACTTCGGCGAGCAGGTCAAGCAGTGGACCAACGTGCACGGATTGAGCCAGACCCCGACGTACACCGACTCCCCGCAGTCCGGCTACACGCGCACCCGGTACGGCAGCAGCGGCCCGATGGCTCCGGTCGAGGCGATCAGCATGCAGGGTGTCACGCACAACCTGCCGGTCGACGCCGCGCAGGTCATCCGCTTCTTCGGGCTGGACGGCACCACACCTCCACCGACCACTCCGCCTCCCACCACCCCGCCTCCCACCACCCCGCCTCCCACGACGCCGCCCCCGACGACGCCGCCGCCGACCACGCCGCCCCCGACCACGCCGCCGCCCAGCGCGGGCGCCTGCCGGATTGGCTACACGGTCAACGCCTGGAACAACGGGCTCACCGCGAGCGTCACCATCACGAACACCGGTACCGCCGCCGTGAGCGGATGGGCGCTGACGTTCACGCTGCCCACCGGACAGCGCATCACCAGCGGCTGGAACGCCCAGTACTCCCCGGCGAGCGGCGCGGTGACCGCCCGCAACGTCTCCTACAACGCCACCATCGCCCCGAACACGTCGGTCGGCATCGGCTTCCAGGCCACCCATGAGGGCGGCACCGGCAAACCCTCGTCGTTCGCCCTGAACGGTGCCGCCTGCTCGGTGGCCTGA
- a CDS encoding beta-galactosidase — protein MSLPVTAKVPFGGDYNPEQWPEDVWKQDYRLFDTARIDLVTIGVFDWALNQPAEDVYDFSTLDRIVERAGAEGRAICLATGTGAHPAWLAKAYPEVTRTDFEGRKHRFGQRHNSCPSSPVFRRLSTELARRVARRYADTPAVVAWHVGNEYGGACYCELCANGFRDWLRNRYGTLDELNAAWYTTFWSHTFTDWDEIEPPSALTEHWRGPDRTAFQGITLDYLRFSSDAMLTNFRDEKAAIRESSPGLPVTTNFMGMYRPIDYHRWAAHLDFVSWDNYPPDDESAARMALTHDLMRGLKDGQPFWLMEQTPSVTACRDVNPLKRPGLMRLWSWQAVAHGADAVLFFQLRAARGASEKYHGAVIGHAGRSDTRVFREVAELGAELDRLGPASLGARTPARVALLFDWDSWWALEISDGPSRLVRYQQVVLAYHRALWDAGVDLDVVAVTHNLSRYDVVVAPALHMLKGDLPQRLEAVAERGGSVLTTYLSGRVDENDQAFLMDVPGPLGQLLGVRVDEWDARGPEAVNPVRLGDGTDQIDVEARLLFELVIPQGAEVVGTYQADFYAGTPAVTRNSFGAGDGWYVAAGLDQAGVSWVVRQVLARHDVLGPYPDVPDLESAVRVAPDGSRLLFLLNHRAEPIEVTARTSGVDLLTGHRTAADDALRLPAYGVLVLRADA, from the coding sequence ATGAGCCTGCCCGTCACCGCCAAGGTGCCCTTCGGGGGCGACTACAACCCGGAGCAGTGGCCCGAGGACGTGTGGAAGCAGGACTACCGGCTCTTCGACACCGCCCGGATCGACCTGGTCACCATCGGCGTGTTCGACTGGGCGCTCAACCAGCCCGCCGAGGACGTGTACGACTTCTCGACGCTGGACCGGATCGTCGAGCGCGCCGGCGCCGAGGGGCGCGCGATCTGCCTGGCGACCGGCACCGGCGCCCACCCGGCGTGGTTGGCGAAGGCGTACCCGGAGGTGACCCGGACCGACTTCGAGGGCCGCAAGCACCGATTCGGCCAGCGGCACAACTCCTGCCCCAGCTCCCCGGTCTTCCGCCGGCTCTCCACCGAACTGGCCCGCCGGGTCGCCCGCCGCTACGCCGACACACCGGCGGTCGTCGCGTGGCACGTCGGCAACGAGTACGGCGGCGCCTGCTACTGCGAGCTCTGCGCGAACGGCTTCCGGGACTGGCTGCGCAACCGCTACGGCACCCTCGACGAGCTGAACGCCGCCTGGTACACCACCTTCTGGTCGCACACCTTCACCGACTGGGACGAGATCGAGCCGCCGTCAGCGCTGACCGAGCACTGGCGCGGCCCCGACCGCACCGCCTTCCAGGGCATCACCCTGGACTACCTGCGGTTCTCCTCCGACGCGATGCTGACCAACTTCCGCGACGAGAAGGCCGCCATCCGGGAATCCAGTCCGGGCCTACCGGTGACGACCAACTTCATGGGCATGTACCGGCCGATCGACTATCACCGCTGGGCCGCACACCTGGACTTCGTCTCCTGGGACAACTACCCGCCGGACGACGAGTCGGCGGCCCGGATGGCGCTGACCCACGACCTGATGCGCGGGCTCAAGGACGGCCAGCCGTTCTGGTTGATGGAACAGACCCCGAGCGTCACCGCGTGCCGAGACGTCAACCCGCTGAAGAGGCCCGGCCTCATGCGGCTGTGGAGTTGGCAGGCGGTGGCACACGGCGCCGACGCGGTGCTGTTCTTCCAGCTGCGTGCCGCCCGGGGAGCCAGCGAGAAATACCACGGCGCGGTCATCGGCCACGCCGGCCGCTCCGACACCCGGGTGTTCCGGGAGGTCGCCGAATTGGGCGCCGAACTGGACCGTCTCGGCCCGGCCTCGCTGGGCGCGCGGACGCCGGCCCGGGTGGCCCTGCTGTTCGACTGGGACAGCTGGTGGGCGTTGGAGATCTCCGACGGCCCGTCCCGGCTGGTCCGCTATCAGCAGGTCGTGCTCGCGTACCACCGGGCCCTCTGGGACGCCGGTGTGGACCTCGACGTCGTCGCGGTGACCCACAACCTGTCCCGCTACGACGTGGTCGTCGCGCCGGCCCTGCACATGCTCAAGGGCGACCTGCCGCAGCGCCTGGAGGCGGTCGCCGAGCGCGGCGGCTCGGTGCTGACGACGTACCTGTCCGGTCGGGTGGATGAAAACGACCAGGCCTTCCTGATGGACGTGCCCGGCCCACTCGGTCAGCTGCTGGGTGTCCGGGTCGACGAGTGGGACGCGCGCGGCCCGGAGGCGGTCAACCCGGTCCGCCTCGGCGACGGCACCGACCAAATCGACGTCGAGGCGCGGCTGCTGTTCGAGTTGGTGATTCCGCAGGGCGCGGAGGTGGTCGGCACCTACCAGGCCGACTTCTACGCGGGCACCCCGGCGGTGACCCGCAACTCCTTCGGCGCCGGCGACGGCTGGTACGTGGCCGCGGGGCTGGACCAGGCCGGCGTCTCCTGGGTGGTGCGGCAGGTGCTGGCCCGACACGACGTGCTCGGGCCCTACCCGGACGTGCCGGACCTGGAATCCGCTGTCCGGGTCGCGCCGGACGGATCGCGGCTGCTGTTCCTGCTCAACCACCGCGCCGAGCCGATCGAGGTGACCGCCCGGACCAGTGGCGTCGACCTGCTCACCGGCCACCGGACGGCGGCCGACGACGCCCTGCGGCTGCCGGCGTACGGCGTCCTCGTGCTGAGGGCGGACGCGTGA